A genomic region of Candidatus Aegiribacteria sp. contains the following coding sequences:
- the tsaA gene encoding tRNA (N6-threonylcarbamoyladenosine(37)-N6)-methyltransferase TrmO: protein MHDNKFIFHPIGVIHSPHEEKSKTPIQPVFCTDIKGTVVLDVEYADGLKDLQGFSHIYLFYYFHQSQKTCLRLKPYLSDQEHGIFATRTPHRPNKLGMSLVRLDRIEDNILHIKDIDILDGTPLIDIKPYIQRFDSRENTRSGWQDAIPDDVASVRGLRNSEFLLL from the coding sequence GTGCATGATAATAAATTTATTTTTCATCCGATAGGTGTTATTCATTCCCCCCATGAAGAAAAATCCAAGACGCCAATCCAACCTGTCTTTTGCACGGACATTAAAGGAACAGTTGTATTAGATGTCGAATATGCTGATGGATTGAAAGATCTGCAGGGATTTTCTCATATCTATCTATTCTATTACTTCCACCAATCCCAGAAAACTTGTTTACGCCTGAAGCCATATCTTTCAGATCAGGAACATGGTATTTTCGCTACACGAACTCCACATCGCCCCAATAAATTAGGGATGAGTCTCGTGCGATTAGATAGAATTGAGGACAATATTCTTCATATTAAAGATATCGATATATTGGATGGTACACCTTTGATTGACATCAAGCCATATATACAGAGGTTCGATTCAAGGGAAAACACCAGATCAGGGTGGCAAGACGCTATTCCAGACGATGTTGCCTCCGTAAGAGGTTTGAGGAATTCTGAATTCCTATTGCTCTGA
- a CDS encoding DUF4143 domain-containing protein has protein sequence NYLSHMEDAYLIHRVGRYDIKRKKHLELRAKYYVNDLGIRNASIGYRESDISGILENLVFLELHRRGFRVSTGSIGEYEVDFVTEKSGELEYFQVAYLLASPETVEREFHSLEVIKDNYPKTVISMDEMYQGRNGIRHISLLEFLIT, from the coding sequence TGAACTACCTGTCACATATGGAAGACGCCTATCTGATTCATCGAGTTGGCAGATACGATATTAAAAGAAAAAAACATCTCGAACTGAGAGCGAAATACTATGTAAACGATCTCGGAATTCGAAATGCTTCTATCGGATATAGAGAATCTGACATTTCCGGGATACTCGAGAACCTCGTATTCCTGGAATTGCATCGAAGGGGTTTCAGAGTAAGTACCGGCAGTATAGGGGAATACGAGGTTGATTTTGTCACCGAGAAGTCAGGAGAATTGGAGTATTTTCAGGTTGCCTATCTTCTTGCTTCACCGGAAACTGTAGAAAGAGAATTTCATTCACTTGAAGTGATAAAGGACAACTATCCCAAAACTGTAATAAGTATGGATGAGATGTATCAGGGTCGAAATGGAATCAGGCATATCAGTCTGCTGGAATTTCTCATTACTTGA